The following proteins come from a genomic window of Sorghum bicolor cultivar BTx623 chromosome 3, Sorghum_bicolor_NCBIv3, whole genome shotgun sequence:
- the LOC8075295 gene encoding CRS2-associated factor 2, chloroplastic isoform X2, protein MPPPPPQGPAPSHAGRANLFSAPPPALSNRRYPSQRSLPLPPVPPRRRDPKNHRPQPSQEEERPTDSGPRRTAATNPAFRASHLRTAYRKPVPPAAAAGEGEALLAADPTDAASGRAVVVGPSGLSFRLPGAPFDFQFSYSEGPRAPPLAIREPAFVPFAPPTMPRPWTGKAPLLTKEEKARRRGVRLHTPLGQEPPQTVSAHGIMMEVRDRRQMDLARVSPGDGRSREEVLGEPLTPSEVRALVKPHISHNRQLNIGRDGLTHNMLEMIHCHWRRQEICKVRCRGVPTVDMKNLCYHLEEKSGGKVIHRVGGVVFVYRGRHYDPKTRPHYPLMLWKPATPVYPKLIKEVPEGLTKEEADEMRRKGRDLLPICKLAKNGIYITLVKDVRDAFEGNDLVKIDCEGLNPSDYKKIGAKLRDLVPCVLLSFDDEQILMYRGKEWKSRYSKPLTLIPKVPKNNLAMSSDMNSSDEVSDANTQVAIREVLRPKMFKLWKSAVDSSLALLLDDAEANDLTPDSLLTLVEEFSVTSQAVEHSFPALLVTNGEVNTESLSAEYINDDESETSIAGNEEGQLEQSPDLSGDEHFELDMLERLESSVPLGSLPIDGMIEQLNSE, encoded by the exons atgccgccaccgccgccgcaggGTCCAGCTCCCTCCCACGCTGGCCGCGCCAACCTCTTCTCCGCCCCGCCGCCTGCCCTCTCCAACCGCCGCTACCCCAGTCAGCGGTCCCTGCCCCTCCCGCCCGTCCCCCCTCGCCGCCGCGACCCCAAGAACCACCGCCCGCAGCCTTCCCAAGAGGAAGAACGACCGACAGACAGCGGTCCAAGGAGAACGGCTGCCACCAACCCGGCCTTCCGCGCGTCCCACCTCCGTACCGCGTACCGCAAGCCCGTGCCCCCAGCCGCAGCCGCCGGCGAAGGCGAGGCCCTCCTCGCCGCCGACCCAACCGACGCCGCCTCGGGGCGCGCCGTCGTCGTGGGTCCCTCGGGCCTCTCCTTCCGCCTCCCCGGCGCGCCGTTCGACTTCCAGTTCAGCTACTCCGAGGGGCCCCGAGCCCCGCCGCTCGCCATCCGGGAGCCGGCCTTCGTGCCCTTCGCGCCGCCGACCATGCCGCGGCCCTGGACGGGCAAGGCGCCGCTGCTGACTAAGGAGGAGAAGGCGCGCCGCCGGGGCGTGCGGCTGCACACGCCGCTCGGGCAGGAGCCGCCGCAAACGGTGAGCGCGCACGGGATCATGATGGAGGTCAGGGACAGGAGGCAAATGGACCTGGCCAGGGTCAGCCCCGGTGATGGCAGAAGCAGGGAGGAGGTGCTCGGTGAGCCGCTCACCCCATCTGAGGTGCGCGCGCTCGTCAAGCCGCACATTTCACACAACCGGCAGCTCAACATTG GAAGAGATGGCTTGACTCACAACATGTTGGAAATGATACATTGTCATTGGAGGCGCCAGGAAATCTGCAAAGTTAGATGCCGAGGCGTTCCAACTGTTGATATGAAGAATCTCTGTTATCATCTTGAG GAAAAGTCAGGTGGAAAAGTCATTCACCGAGTAGGTGGCGTTGTTTTTGTGTATAGAGGAAGACATTATGATCCGAAGACCCGTCCTCACTATCCACTAATGCTCTGGAAACCTGCGACTCCTGTGTATCCAAAACTCATCAAAGAAGTTCCAGAAGGGCTTACAAAAGAAGAAGCAGATGAAATGAGAAGGAAAGGGCGTGATCTTCTGCCAATCTGTAAATTAG cCAAAAATGGAAtatacatcactcttgtcaaggATGTGCGAGATGCTTTTGAAGGAAATGACCTTGTGAAGATTGACTGTGAGGGTTTGAATCCAAGTGACTACAAAAAGATTGGAGCGAAACTAAGG GATCTTGTTCCCTGTGttcttttatcatttgatgatgAACAGATATTAATGTACAGAGGCAAAGAATGGAAATCCAGATACTCGAAGCCTCTTACTCTCATTccgaaagttccaaagaataaTCTGGCAATGTCATCTGACATGAATAGTTCAG ATGAAGTTAGTGATGCCAACACTCAAGTTGCGATAAGAGAAGTATTGAGACCCAAAATGTTTAAATTATGGAAGAGTGCAGTGGACTCATCTCTAGCATTGCTGCTGGATGACGCTGAAGCAAATGATCTCACACCCGATTCACTGCTGACTTTGGTTGAGGAGTTCAGCGTGACATCTCAGGCAGTCGAGCACTCATTCCCTGCTCTGCTTGTGACCAATGGTGAGGTGAACACCGAATCTCTAAGTGCAGAATACATAAATGATGATGAGTCTGAAACAAGCATTGCTGGAAACGAAGAGGGCCAGCTCGAGCAGTCACCTGATCTCTCTGGCGATGAACATTTTGAGCTTGACATGCTTGAGCGTCTGGAGTCATCTGTGCCATTGGGATCGCTGCCGATTGACGGCATGATAGAGCAGCTGAACAGTGAGTGA
- the LOC8075295 gene encoding CRS2-associated factor 2, chloroplastic isoform X1, with product MPPPPPQGPAPSHAGRANLFSAPPPALSNRRYPSQRSLPLPPVPPRRRDPKNHRPQPSQEEERPTDSGPRRTAATNPAFRASHLRTAYRKPVPPAAAAGEGEALLAADPTDAASGRAVVVGPSGLSFRLPGAPFDFQFSYSEGPRAPPLAIREPAFVPFAPPTMPRPWTGKAPLLTKEEKARRRGVRLHTPLGQEPPQTVSAHGIMMEVRDRRQMDLARVSPGDGRSREEVLGEPLTPSEVRALVKPHISHNRQLNIGRDGLTHNMLEMIHCHWRRQEICKVRCRGVPTVDMKNLCYHLEEKSGGKVIHRVGGVVFVYRGRHYDPKTRPHYPLMLWKPATPVYPKLIKEVPEGLTKEEADEMRRKGRDLLPICKLAKNGIYITLVKDVRDAFEGNDLVKIDCEGLNPSDYKKIGAKLRDLVPCVLLSFDDEQILMYRGKEWKSRYSKPLTLIPKVPKNNLAMSSDMNSSDTDEVSDANTQVAIREVLRPKMFKLWKSAVDSSLALLLDDAEANDLTPDSLLTLVEEFSVTSQAVEHSFPALLVTNGEVNTESLSAEYINDDESETSIAGNEEGQLEQSPDLSGDEHFELDMLERLESSVPLGSLPIDGMIEQLNSE from the exons atgccgccaccgccgccgcaggGTCCAGCTCCCTCCCACGCTGGCCGCGCCAACCTCTTCTCCGCCCCGCCGCCTGCCCTCTCCAACCGCCGCTACCCCAGTCAGCGGTCCCTGCCCCTCCCGCCCGTCCCCCCTCGCCGCCGCGACCCCAAGAACCACCGCCCGCAGCCTTCCCAAGAGGAAGAACGACCGACAGACAGCGGTCCAAGGAGAACGGCTGCCACCAACCCGGCCTTCCGCGCGTCCCACCTCCGTACCGCGTACCGCAAGCCCGTGCCCCCAGCCGCAGCCGCCGGCGAAGGCGAGGCCCTCCTCGCCGCCGACCCAACCGACGCCGCCTCGGGGCGCGCCGTCGTCGTGGGTCCCTCGGGCCTCTCCTTCCGCCTCCCCGGCGCGCCGTTCGACTTCCAGTTCAGCTACTCCGAGGGGCCCCGAGCCCCGCCGCTCGCCATCCGGGAGCCGGCCTTCGTGCCCTTCGCGCCGCCGACCATGCCGCGGCCCTGGACGGGCAAGGCGCCGCTGCTGACTAAGGAGGAGAAGGCGCGCCGCCGGGGCGTGCGGCTGCACACGCCGCTCGGGCAGGAGCCGCCGCAAACGGTGAGCGCGCACGGGATCATGATGGAGGTCAGGGACAGGAGGCAAATGGACCTGGCCAGGGTCAGCCCCGGTGATGGCAGAAGCAGGGAGGAGGTGCTCGGTGAGCCGCTCACCCCATCTGAGGTGCGCGCGCTCGTCAAGCCGCACATTTCACACAACCGGCAGCTCAACATTG GAAGAGATGGCTTGACTCACAACATGTTGGAAATGATACATTGTCATTGGAGGCGCCAGGAAATCTGCAAAGTTAGATGCCGAGGCGTTCCAACTGTTGATATGAAGAATCTCTGTTATCATCTTGAG GAAAAGTCAGGTGGAAAAGTCATTCACCGAGTAGGTGGCGTTGTTTTTGTGTATAGAGGAAGACATTATGATCCGAAGACCCGTCCTCACTATCCACTAATGCTCTGGAAACCTGCGACTCCTGTGTATCCAAAACTCATCAAAGAAGTTCCAGAAGGGCTTACAAAAGAAGAAGCAGATGAAATGAGAAGGAAAGGGCGTGATCTTCTGCCAATCTGTAAATTAG cCAAAAATGGAAtatacatcactcttgtcaaggATGTGCGAGATGCTTTTGAAGGAAATGACCTTGTGAAGATTGACTGTGAGGGTTTGAATCCAAGTGACTACAAAAAGATTGGAGCGAAACTAAGG GATCTTGTTCCCTGTGttcttttatcatttgatgatgAACAGATATTAATGTACAGAGGCAAAGAATGGAAATCCAGATACTCGAAGCCTCTTACTCTCATTccgaaagttccaaagaataaTCTGGCAATGTCATCTGACATGAATAGTTCAG ATACAGATGAAGTTAGTGATGCCAACACTCAAGTTGCGATAAGAGAAGTATTGAGACCCAAAATGTTTAAATTATGGAAGAGTGCAGTGGACTCATCTCTAGCATTGCTGCTGGATGACGCTGAAGCAAATGATCTCACACCCGATTCACTGCTGACTTTGGTTGAGGAGTTCAGCGTGACATCTCAGGCAGTCGAGCACTCATTCCCTGCTCTGCTTGTGACCAATGGTGAGGTGAACACCGAATCTCTAAGTGCAGAATACATAAATGATGATGAGTCTGAAACAAGCATTGCTGGAAACGAAGAGGGCCAGCTCGAGCAGTCACCTGATCTCTCTGGCGATGAACATTTTGAGCTTGACATGCTTGAGCGTCTGGAGTCATCTGTGCCATTGGGATCGCTGCCGATTGACGGCATGATAGAGCAGCTGAACAGTGAGTGA